A genomic segment from Pseudorca crassidens isolate mPseCra1 chromosome 4, mPseCra1.hap1, whole genome shotgun sequence encodes:
- the HGFAC gene encoding hepatocyte growth factor activator, which produces MGRWAWVPSPCPQLGLSLLLLLLLVPRGAQPQAGRNPTEPPECNATVTPGTPAIPVTSVTPRTPAIPITSVTPRTPATATAPRAEGPHGGGLTHLPRAAPSNSSPGGTVLTEAGQPCRFPFRYGGRMVHSCTTEGSAHRKWCATTHNYDRDRAWGYCVQASTPREGPAALDPCASGPCLNGGSCSSTQDPESYHCTCPVAFTGKDCGTGKCFDESRYEYLEVGDRWARVHRGQVEQCECAGGQVRCQGTRHTACLSSPCLNGGTCHLIVATGTTVCACPPDHAGRLCNIVPAQSCFVGSGTEYRGVASTAASGLSCLAWNSDLLYQELHVDSVGAAALLGLGPHAYCRNPDKDEKPWCYVVKDSALSWEYCRLAACGSLARIQPPPTEALLSLPGPAAAGPAGRQTCGKRHKKRSFLRPRIIGGSSSLPGSHPWLAAIYIGNSFCAGSLVHTCWVVSAAHCFSNSPPRESVSVVLGQHFFNRTTAVTQTFGIEKYIPYPLYSVFNPSDHDLVLIRLEKKGERCAVRSQFVQPICLPEPGSTFPAGHKCQIAGWGHQDENVSGYSSLLREALVPLVADHKCSSPEVYGADVSPNMLCAGYFDCRSDACQGDSGGPLACEKNGVAYLYGIISWGDGCGQFNKPGVYTRVTRYVDWISDRIRPPKRPVNPS; this is translated from the exons ATGGGGCGCTGGGCCtgggtccccagcccctgcccccaactTGGGCTGTccctgctcctgctgctgctgctggtgcctCGAGGGGCTCAGCCCCAGGCTGGCAGG AACCCAACGGAACCCCCAGAATGTAACGCCACGGTGACCCCTGGGACTCCCGCGATCCCCGTGACCTCGGTGACCCCCAGGACCCCCGCGATCCCCATAACCTCGGTGACCCCCAGGACCCCAGCCACAGCGACAGCACCCAGGGCAGAGGGACCCCATGGAGGAGGGCTTACCCACCTGCCCAGGGCAGCCCCCTCCAATAGCAGCCCTGGGGGCACAG TGCTCACCGAGGCCGGGCAGCCCTGCAGGTTCCCCTTCCGCTACGGCGGCCGCATGGTCCACTCCTGCACTACAGAGGGAAGCGCCCACAGGAAGTG GTGTGCCACGACTCACAACTATGACCGGGACAGGGCCTGGGgctactgtgtgcaggcttccaCCCCCCGGGAGGGCCCAG CTGCCCTGGACCCATGTGCCTCTGGCCCCTGCCTCAACGGGGGCTCATGCTCCAGCACCCAGGACCCCGAGTCGTACCACTGCACCTGCCCCGTGGCCTTCACTGGCAAGGACTGCGGCACGG GGAAATGCTTTGACGAGAGCCGCTACGAGTACCTGGAGGTGGGCGATCGCTGGGCCCGCGTGCACCGGGGCCAAGTGGAACAGTGCGAGTGTGCGGGGGGCCAGGTCCGGTGCCAGGGCACCCGCCACACAG CTTGtctgagcagcccctgcttgAATGGGGGCACCTGTCACCTGATCGTGGCCACCGGGACCACTGTATGCGCCTGCCCCCCAGACCACGCCGGGCGGCTCTGCAACATTG TGCCGGCCCAGTCCTGCTTTGTGGGGAGTGGCACCGAGTACCGAGGCGTGGCCAGCACGGCGGCCTCGGGCCTCAGCTGCCTGGCCTGGAACTCCGACCTGCTCTACCAGGAGCTGCACGTGGACTCTGTGGGCGCCGCGGCCCTCCTCGGCCTGGGGCCCCACGCCTACTGCCG GAACCCGGACAAGGACGAGAAGCCCTGGTGCTACGTGGTGAAGGACAGCGCGCTCTCCTGGGAGTACTGCCGCCTGGCAGCCTGCG GATCCCTTGCCAGAatccagcccccgcccaccgAGGCCCTGCTGAGCCTGCCTGGGCCCGCGGCAGCTGGACCAGCCGGACGCCAGACCTGTGGCAAGAGGCACAAGAAGAGGAGCTTCCTACGGCCACGCATCATCGGTGGCTCGTCCTCGCTGCCCGGCTCCCACCCCTGGCTGGCCGCCATCTACATCGGGAACAGCTTCTGTGCCGGGAGCCTTGTCCATACCTGCTGGGTGGTGTCTGCCGCCCACTGCTTCTCCAACAG CCCCCCCAGGGAAAGTGTCTCTGTGGTGCTCGGCCAACACTTCTTCAACCGCACGACGGCCGTGACGCAGACGTTCGGCATAGAGAAGTACATCCCGTACCCCTTGTACTCGGTGTTCAACCCCAGTGACCATGACCTCG TTCTGATCCGGCTGGAGAAGAAGGGGGAGCGCTGTGCTGTCCGCTCCCAGTTCGTCCAGCCCATCTGCCTGCCTGAGCCCGGCAGCACCTTCCCGGCTGGGCACAAGTGCCAGATAGCGGGCTGGGGCCACCAGGATGAGA ATGTGAGTGGATACTCCAGCTTGCTGCGGGAGGCCCTGGTCCCCCTGGTCGCCGACCACAAATGCAGCAGCCCGGAGGTGTATGGGGCCGACGTCAGCCCCAACATGCTCTGCGCCGGCTACTTCGACTGCAGGTCTGACGCCTGCCAG GGGGACTCAGGCGGGCCCCTGGCCTGTGAGAAGAACGGCGTGGCCTACCTGTACGGCATCATCAGCTGGGGAGACGGCTGCGGGCAGTTCAACAAGCCCGGCGTCTACACCCGCGTGACCCGTTACGTGGACTGGATCAGCGACCGGATTCGGCCCCCCAAGCGGCCCGTGAATCCCTCCTGA
- the LOC137223353 gene encoding uncharacterized protein, translating into MGRVSAVSMPSTGLSAESHLSQRGNGERRDQRTGFTRDGENRTQSQGFVGTRVAWHTWQCSPAGPPRGPGDQLACSDLWCQPTAWPWTSPALGRGRRPRNLTLALLGQRTHTATQLVLPGTGNAHQRPPMPRVLLETKQVTVGKVARIRTKSTAGYTGRLRPAAEAPCLGHTAVQRPPSLGHVGHSQASPYKGAGDQGPGCRRSTALRGLSAHGDALRAAPDLLRAARPRRGPGSPPQGPAASARCVSHPERRGHGGHHLGNSSRQLESAGGVDETCPLGPEDTAQRRVQTRAGPRVSAAPYTGGGTSGPVLRHKGGRKVHRTSRGSVRRAQGGGRPTEGLAGRMGTAQEERRPFPAPGGRG; encoded by the exons ATGGGGCGGGTCTCGGCAGTCTCCATGCCCAGCACTGGGCTGAGCGCTGAGTCCCACCTCAGTCAGAGGGGCAACGGGGAACGGAGGGACCAAAGGACGGGGTTTACACGG gatGGTGAGAACCGCACCCAGTCACAAGGCTTTGTGGGAACCAGGGTGGCCTGGCACACCTGGCAG TGCAGCCCGGCTGGACCACCCAGAGGACCCGGTGACCAGCTCGCCTGCTCTGACCTCTGGTGTCAACCCACTGCGTGGCCTTGGACCAGCCCTGCTCtg GGCCGTGGACGCCGACCTCGGAACCTGACGCTCGCGCTGCTGGGACAGAGGACTCACACCGCCACCCAGCTGGTCCTCCCGGGGACGGGAAATGCCCACCAACGCCCACCAATGCCCAGAGTTTTGCTGGAAACCAAACAGGTAACAGTGGGGAAGGTGGCCCGGATTAGGACCAAATCCACGGCAGGCTACACTGGAAGGCTGCGTCCCGCAGCGGAGGCTCCGTGCCTGGGCCACACGGCCGTTCAAAGACCTCCATCCCTTGGCCACGTCGGGCACTCACAGGCCTCCCCGTACAAGGGTGCTGGGGACCAAGGGCCAGGGTGCAGGCGCAGCACGGCTCTGAGGGGACTCTCCGCACATGGGGACGCGTTGCGGGCAGCCCCCGACCTGCTCCGGGCTGCACGGCCCAGACGTGGCCCCGGCTCCCCGCCCCAGGGTCCAGCAGCATCAGCACGCTGTGTCTCTCACCCTGAACGGAGGGGCCACGGTGGCCACCACCTAGGAAACAGCTCACGGCAGCTAGAATCAGCAGGAGGTGTGGATGAGACCTGCCCTCTGGGCCCCGAGGATACAGCTCAGCGCCGGGTCCAGACGCGCGCTGGCCCAAGGGTGTCTGCGGCGCCCTACACTGGCGGGGGAACCTCAGGTCCGGTTCTGCGTCACAAAGGTGGACGCAAGGTTCACAGGACGAGCAGAGGATCCGTCCGGCGAGCCCAAGGTGGAGGCCGTCCCACCGAGGGCCTCGCAGGGCGAATGGGCACCGCACAGGAGGAGCGGAGGCCCTTCCCAGCTCCAGGAGGACGCGGCTGA